A genomic window from Companilactobacillus alimentarius DSM 20249 includes:
- a CDS encoding NADH-dependent flavin oxidoreductase: protein MATKYNFLKPYTFKNGTTVKNRIVIPPMTEAAALENGAVSQDELKYFDIHTGGAGMFITPVLNVSNDGKGFEGEPSVANDKFMPGLIKLAHTMKQNGTKAIMQIFDAGRMSNSKILRGTQPVSASPVAALRPNAETPRELTEDEIEQIIEDFGQATRRAIQAGFDGIELHGANTYLMQQFFSPHSNRRNDKWGGSLENRMRFALEIIKRVQKSVDEYADDKFIVGYRISPEEIEEPGIRLDDTLKFIDVLADQPIDYLHISMGYAWRTSLNDKSDDEPIILKIKQTVNNRLPLISVGSIEKPADAEKVIDAGIDFAAIGRESIREPNWVQKVELGQEDSIHYQLSPTELDSLGINSAFLDFLNSMNADLHWVDKKEAKDNFDKEIGGVEGN from the coding sequence ATGGCTACTAAATATAACTTTTTGAAACCTTATACATTCAAAAATGGAACTACAGTTAAGAATCGGATTGTTATTCCGCCAATGACTGAGGCTGCTGCACTAGAAAATGGTGCCGTTTCCCAAGACGAATTGAAATATTTTGACATACATACTGGTGGAGCTGGAATGTTCATCACTCCCGTACTGAATGTTTCTAACGATGGAAAGGGATTTGAAGGCGAACCTTCTGTTGCTAACGACAAATTCATGCCTGGTTTGATCAAATTAGCTCATACTATGAAGCAAAATGGTACCAAAGCTATTATGCAAATTTTTGATGCTGGTAGAATGTCCAATTCTAAAATTCTGCGTGGCACACAACCTGTTTCCGCTAGTCCTGTTGCTGCTTTGCGTCCCAATGCTGAAACTCCCCGCGAATTGACCGAAGATGAAATTGAACAAATTATTGAAGATTTCGGTCAAGCAACTCGTCGCGCTATTCAAGCTGGTTTTGATGGGATTGAGTTGCATGGTGCTAATACTTATTTAATGCAACAATTCTTCTCACCTCATTCTAACCGTCGCAACGACAAATGGGGTGGCAGTCTTGAAAACAGAATGCGTTTTGCATTAGAAATTATCAAGCGGGTTCAAAAATCTGTTGACGAATATGCCGATGACAAATTTATCGTGGGTTACCGTATTTCTCCTGAGGAAATTGAGGAACCCGGTATTCGCTTAGATGATACTTTGAAATTCATTGATGTCTTGGCTGATCAACCAATCGACTATTTGCACATTTCCATGGGTTACGCTTGGAGAACCTCTTTGAATGATAAATCTGATGACGAACCAATCATTTTAAAAATCAAGCAAACTGTCAATAATCGTCTACCATTAATATCTGTCGGTTCGATCGAGAAACCGGCTGACGCTGAAAAGGTAATCGACGCTGGAATTGATTTTGCTGCTATCGGTCGTGAATCCATTCGTGAACCAAATTGGGTTCAAAAAGTGGAATTAGGTCAAGAGGATTCCATTCACTATCAACTCTCACCAACGGAACTAGACTCTTTAGGAATCAATTCTGCTTTCCTAGACTTTTTGAATTCGATGAACGCTGACTTACACTGGGTCGATAAGAAAGAAGCTAAAGATAATTTCGACAAGGAAATTGGTGGCGTTGAAGGTAACTAA
- the aroE gene encoding shikimate dehydrogenase — MEARIDGHTTMLALFGSPVGHSGSPAMYNYSFENAGINYAYLAFDIKENEMASALEKMRVLKMRGANITMPCKKIASELVDHLSPAAQLIGAVNTIVNNEGVLTGYNTDGAGYVINLRQHGISPEGKTLTLLGAGGASTAIAVQMALDGVKEIHIFNPKDAFYHNAELIADKIMSKVSNCRVTVDDINDQTTLKSAIEQSNILANATKAGMAPNVEQTNIKDTSVFRPDLVVTDTVYSPALTKMLKDAKEHGSQIIGGKGMLVQQGASAFKLYTGENMPVDDVKKLFF; from the coding sequence ATGGAAGCAAGAATTGATGGTCATACAACAATGTTAGCTTTATTCGGCTCTCCAGTTGGACATTCAGGGTCTCCTGCAATGTATAACTATAGTTTTGAAAACGCGGGAATAAATTATGCTTATTTAGCATTTGATATTAAAGAAAATGAGATGGCTAGTGCTCTAGAAAAAATGCGTGTTTTAAAAATGCGCGGAGCTAATATCACAATGCCTTGCAAAAAAATTGCGAGTGAACTAGTTGATCACTTGTCACCGGCTGCTCAATTGATAGGAGCAGTTAATACAATTGTAAATAATGAAGGAGTTTTGACAGGCTATAACACTGATGGAGCGGGATATGTAATTAATCTTCGTCAACATGGAATTTCGCCGGAAGGTAAAACTTTAACGCTTCTCGGTGCTGGTGGTGCCAGTACTGCCATTGCTGTTCAAATGGCGCTAGATGGTGTAAAGGAAATTCATATTTTTAATCCTAAGGATGCCTTCTATCACAACGCTGAATTGATTGCGGATAAAATCATGTCAAAAGTTTCCAATTGTCGGGTGACTGTTGATGATATAAACGATCAGACTACTTTGAAATCGGCAATTGAACAAAGCAATATCTTGGCTAATGCCACTAAAGCAGGGATGGCACCAAATGTCGAACAGACAAATATCAAAGATACTTCGGTCTTTCGTCCTGATTTAGTGGTTACCGATACAGTTTACAGTCCAGCTTTAACCAAGATGTTAAAAGATGCTAAAGAACATGGCAGTCAAATTATTGGTGGAAAAGGGATGCTTGTTCAACAAGGTGCATCGGCTTTTAAACTTTATACTGGAGAAAATATGCCAGTAGATGATGTTAAGAAACTGTTCTTCTAA
- a CDS encoding shikimate dehydrogenase: MEKRISGTTGLFILLGSPVGHSGSPAMYNFSFQKQGLDYAYMAFDVKKEQMPQAIDALRLFKVRGSNVTMPCKSVAATLVDDLSPAAKIIGAINVIVNDNGKLTGHITDGIGFVRNLKENGVDVSGKKLVVLGAGGAATALQVQCALDGAKEISIFNRDDEFYKNAEKTKEKIGEAKPEVKVNVYTLDDQAKLKSEISQADILVNATVVGMKPLDGQSLVDKKYLRPDLVVADTVYNPLKTKLIEDAEDLGCTVAPGKGMLLWQGAAAYGLFTGKEMPTAEYQAYEKHQAKKTVKEG, translated from the coding sequence ATGGAAAAACGTATTTCAGGAACAACTGGTTTATTTATATTGCTAGGCTCACCAGTAGGTCATTCGGGGTCGCCTGCTATGTACAATTTTAGTTTTCAGAAGCAAGGTTTAGATTACGCCTATATGGCTTTTGATGTTAAAAAAGAGCAGATGCCACAAGCAATCGATGCCTTAAGGCTATTTAAAGTTCGTGGCAGTAACGTCACCATGCCATGCAAGAGCGTTGCAGCAACTTTAGTTGATGATCTTTCACCAGCAGCTAAAATTATTGGAGCTATTAACGTTATCGTCAATGATAATGGCAAATTGACAGGACATATTACTGATGGAATTGGATTCGTTCGGAATCTTAAGGAAAATGGCGTGGATGTTTCCGGAAAGAAATTGGTTGTCCTTGGTGCTGGCGGCGCTGCCACGGCTCTACAAGTCCAATGTGCTCTGGATGGTGCCAAAGAGATTTCAATCTTTAATCGTGACGACGAATTTTATAAAAACGCTGAAAAGACTAAAGAAAAAATAGGAGAAGCTAAGCCAGAGGTAAAAGTTAATGTATATACTCTTGATGACCAAGCTAAATTGAAATCAGAAATTTCTCAAGCTGATATTCTCGTTAATGCTACGGTCGTTGGTATGAAGCCATTAGATGGTCAATCATTAGTAGATAAGAAGTACTTACGTCCAGATCTTGTTGTGGCAGATACAGTTTATAATCCACTTAAGACAAAACTAATTGAGGATGCAGAAGATTTGGGATGTACGGTAGCACCCGGTAAAGGGATGCTATTGTGGCAAGGAGCTGCAGCTTATGGATTATTCACAGGTAAAGAAATGCCAACTGCTGAATATCAAGCTTATGAAAAACACCAAGCCAAAAAAACTGTAAAAGAGGGCTAA
- a CDS encoding SDR family NAD(P)-dependent oxidoreductase has product MSDTWLGLKGKVVVITGAVGGMGTKFSNDFAQQGSNIVLVDLLKDKTEALAKDISEKYEVETLAIQCNTTDEKEVDAAVKKVVDKFGKVDVLVNTAAILRFSPLEDLRLDEWKQALNVNITGYFLMSQRFGKVMIKQKHGTLVHISTAASLSPETYSGAYSTTKAAVNMMSKQMAAEWGQFGLRSNCVLPCLVKTPLSENFYSDKKVEDGRKRLVASKRIGNLTDISNTVLFMASDRSDYTNGSEVMVDGGIHMMISDMIPKPGGRRQYAIDHHQPAKK; this is encoded by the coding sequence ATGAGTGATACATGGTTAGGTTTAAAAGGAAAAGTAGTTGTTATTACCGGTGCTGTCGGTGGAATGGGGACTAAATTCTCGAATGATTTTGCACAGCAAGGCAGCAATATCGTCTTAGTCGATTTACTAAAGGATAAGACCGAAGCATTGGCTAAAGATATTTCTGAAAAATACGAAGTTGAGACTTTAGCAATTCAATGTAATACGACAGATGAAAAAGAAGTCGATGCAGCTGTTAAAAAAGTGGTCGATAAATTTGGCAAAGTGGATGTTTTGGTCAATACTGCCGCTATTCTGAGATTCTCACCTTTGGAAGATTTGCGTTTAGACGAGTGGAAACAAGCTTTGAATGTTAATATTACGGGCTATTTCCTAATGTCACAAAGATTCGGTAAAGTTATGATTAAGCAAAAACATGGTACTTTGGTTCATATTTCTACGGCTGCATCGCTTTCTCCAGAAACATATAGTGGTGCTTATAGTACAACTAAAGCCGCTGTCAATATGATGTCCAAGCAAATGGCTGCCGAATGGGGACAATTTGGACTACGTAGTAATTGTGTCCTTCCATGTTTGGTTAAGACACCATTGTCAGAGAATTTCTACAGCGATAAGAAAGTTGAAGATGGTAGAAAACGCTTGGTTGCTAGCAAGAGAATTGGTAATCTAACTGATATTTCTAATACAGTTTTATTCATGGCCAGTGATCGCTCAGATTATACCAATGGTAGTGAAGTTATGGTTGACGGAGGAATCCATATGATGATCTCAGATATGATTCCTAAACCAGGTGGTCGTCGTCAGTATGCCATTGATCATCATCAACCTGCTAAAAAATAA
- a CDS encoding sugar phosphate isomerase/epimerase family protein — MTKSHPITVSSWTLGDKCSFEERCKAASEAGYDGIGLRAETYVDALNEGLTDQDILDMLAKYNIRCTEVEYIVQWCEEPRTYEQKYKEQMCFHMCELFGVKHINTGLMEDYPIDYTAKKLQELAARAGKWIIALEPMPYSGLPNLDKTWKIMQKANCDNVYMLLDMWHWVRADQPYNMLTKEQAKRVISIQLDDAYTRPYAKSILRDESMHDRLAPGTGDLDTAGFVKMIKDAGVDPKVIGVEVISDAYMAKGIDYVADYTYKNTVKVMEEAWPEILKETVKA, encoded by the coding sequence ATGACAAAGTCACATCCCATTACGGTTAGTTCATGGACATTAGGAGATAAATGCAGTTTCGAAGAACGTTGCAAAGCAGCTAGTGAGGCTGGTTACGATGGCATTGGACTTCGTGCCGAAACCTATGTTGACGCTTTGAACGAAGGTTTAACAGATCAAGATATTTTGGATATGTTGGCTAAATACAATATCAGATGTACTGAAGTTGAATATATTGTTCAATGGTGTGAAGAGCCTCGGACTTATGAACAAAAGTATAAGGAACAAATGTGTTTCCATATGTGTGAATTGTTTGGCGTTAAACATATCAATACAGGATTGATGGAAGATTATCCGATTGACTATACAGCTAAAAAACTTCAAGAACTAGCTGCTCGAGCAGGTAAGTGGATCATTGCATTGGAACCTATGCCATACAGTGGATTACCTAATTTAGACAAGACTTGGAAAATTATGCAAAAGGCAAATTGCGACAATGTTTACATGCTTTTGGACATGTGGCATTGGGTAAGAGCAGATCAACCATACAATATGTTGACCAAGGAACAAGCTAAACGCGTTATCTCGATTCAATTGGACGATGCCTATACTAGACCATATGCCAAATCAATTTTACGTGATGAATCAATGCATGATCGCTTAGCACCAGGTACAGGCGACTTGGATACAGCTGGATTCGTCAAAATGATCAAAGATGCCGGAGTTGATCCAAAAGTCATTGGGGTTGAAGTTATTTCCGACGCTTATATGGCTAAAGGAATTGATTACGTTGCTGATTATACATATAAGAATACGGTCAAAGTTATGGAAGAAGCTTGGCCTGAAATATTAAAAGAAACAGTTAAAGCTTAG
- a CDS encoding LysR family transcriptional regulator yields MNLDHLRYFVALSRTENYTQTAKMLHITQPSLTKAIHSLEKELDLALFKKDGRNVSLTSEGKLFANSVSASLISLDKSIAEAKSFNQEKTIIRLASLRTLSIKWLPDMAQRFLKFTDNHTIDFQFNTDTGLSPDILNGLRAKKYDVAFCSKLDNYPDLSFFPVAEQTMVCITPIDHALANYSNVSLMETLNYPQITFSESSGLHPIMNKLFNDVGGKPISAYSVEEDQSIAGLVANGFGIAIVPNMSILQTLPVKIIPISFPKWQRILYMATLKQVETQPTIMNFVNFVKSQSKQLSINNI; encoded by the coding sequence ATGAACTTAGATCATCTACGTTATTTTGTCGCCTTATCACGAACCGAAAACTATACTCAAACAGCTAAAATGTTACATATTACACAACCAAGTTTAACTAAGGCTATTCATTCTTTAGAAAAAGAACTCGATTTAGCCTTATTCAAAAAAGATGGTCGCAATGTTTCTCTAACTTCTGAGGGTAAACTCTTTGCTAATAGCGTTTCCGCATCATTAATCTCACTTGATAAAAGCATTGCCGAAGCAAAGAGTTTTAACCAAGAAAAAACCATTATCCGCTTAGCCTCCTTAAGGACGTTAAGTATCAAATGGTTACCTGATATGGCACAACGTTTTCTGAAATTCACCGACAATCATACTATTGATTTTCAATTTAATACTGATACAGGCTTATCGCCAGACATTCTAAATGGACTACGTGCTAAGAAATATGACGTTGCCTTTTGTTCCAAATTAGACAACTATCCCGACTTAAGTTTCTTTCCCGTAGCTGAACAGACGATGGTTTGTATCACTCCAATTGATCATGCGTTAGCAAACTACTCGAATGTTAGTTTAATGGAAACTCTGAATTATCCTCAAATCACCTTTTCAGAAAGTAGTGGCTTACATCCAATTATGAACAAACTTTTCAATGACGTCGGTGGTAAACCTATTAGTGCTTATTCGGTTGAGGAAGACCAATCGATCGCTGGTCTAGTTGCCAATGGCTTTGGAATTGCCATCGTTCCCAATATGTCGATTTTACAGACCCTGCCTGTTAAAATTATCCCGATTTCTTTTCCCAAATGGCAAAGGATCCTTTACATGGCAACTTTGAAACAAGTCGAAACTCAACCAACTATCATGAATTTTGTTAATTTCGTCAAATCTCAGAGTAAACAACTTTCAATCAATAACATTTAA
- a CDS encoding 5-formyltetrahydrofolate cyclo-ligase, producing the protein MIEKKQLRGKQIKALNQNKDKTAEEAKQLLAKLLKTPEWQQAKTIATTVSGPFEVPTKPIIEAAQNAGKKVYLPKTMPHRQMAFLLFTDYEDLVKSDFSIPEPVYNEDNLNQKPDLVIVPGLAFAKDSNYRVGFGGGYYDRFLAQYKGKTVALVPSTMEFTSVDWEVKDHDIRIDKLITLD; encoded by the coding sequence ATTATCGAAAAGAAGCAATTACGAGGAAAGCAAATTAAGGCACTGAATCAGAATAAGGATAAGACGGCTGAAGAGGCTAAACAGTTGTTGGCAAAGCTTTTAAAAACTCCGGAGTGGCAACAAGCTAAAACGATTGCTACTACAGTGAGCGGGCCGTTTGAAGTACCTACTAAACCAATCATTGAGGCCGCTCAAAATGCTGGCAAAAAAGTCTATTTGCCTAAGACTATGCCACATCGTCAAATGGCTTTCTTGTTGTTTACTGATTATGAGGACTTAGTGAAAAGTGATTTTAGTATTCCCGAACCAGTTTATAATGAAGATAACTTAAACCAAAAACCAGATTTAGTAATTGTACCTGGTTTAGCCTTTGCCAAGGATAGTAATTATCGTGTCGGTTTTGGTGGCGGCTATTATGACCGCTTTTTAGCCCAGTACAAAGGAAAGACTGTGGCATTAGTACCTTCAACGATGGAATTTACTAGTGTTGATTGGGAAGTCAAAGATCATGATATAAGAATTGATAAATTAATAACTTTGGATTGA
- a CDS encoding cation:proton antiporter: MDLMISTFVLLLAAVLSIFLAQAFQKISVSYISMIVGGIIALIPILNSHIGNFNSEIFIGLIVAPLLFFEGQATRLRAVGQELKHIIQTAVVLVLLCLILSGFGVHLIAGISLPLAFILAAVSTPTDATAMESVTNGLKAPREEGVFLKMESLFNDASGIILLNMAALWYANGYIDYGETIKGFLISAVGGVLFGFIAAFVMVLFRQILIRTSYNSLNAQNILYIITPLVIYYSAEQINVSGIIAVVCAGLVHNAEAQRSKLTNAPQVHEGYDLVSMITETFNSVVFVILGFMFVKIIIDDKITTSSLNWILIGLTLYIINVLTRYFYGRLRLEFNNKSAWIFSLGGVHGAVTLALAYTLAEVHVKTGDFNLVLMSESFLIILSLIVPTIVFRFLLPKSTNNLAIGHEVDELRYNMVHEAIEVVNKMYLPDNVKESVVFDLLSQKQRTKTRDFVKAWLNVVKRPEFTGAEKELEMRAFMAALAKEREYLDMVSQSEVKYQDYVYELYNEVLLAETLVIGPDIFDKNDE, from the coding sequence ATGGACTTGATGATATCGACCTTTGTCCTTTTGTTAGCGGCTGTTTTGAGTATCTTTTTGGCTCAAGCTTTTCAAAAAATTTCAGTCAGTTATATCAGTATGATTGTTGGGGGGATTATTGCTTTAATACCAATTTTGAATAGTCATATTGGGAATTTTAATTCGGAAATTTTTATCGGCTTAATTGTGGCGCCGTTACTATTTTTTGAAGGGCAGGCGACTCGTTTAAGAGCCGTTGGTCAGGAATTAAAGCACATTATTCAGACAGCTGTTGTTTTGGTTTTGTTATGTCTAATACTTTCAGGATTTGGGGTTCACTTGATTGCTGGAATCAGTTTACCATTGGCCTTTATTTTAGCGGCAGTCAGTACACCTACGGATGCGACAGCCATGGAGTCAGTTACCAATGGATTAAAAGCACCACGAGAAGAAGGGGTCTTCTTGAAAATGGAATCTCTTTTCAACGATGCCTCAGGAATTATTTTATTAAACATGGCAGCCCTTTGGTATGCGAATGGATATATCGACTATGGGGAAACGATTAAGGGCTTTTTGATCTCGGCCGTTGGTGGAGTTTTGTTTGGCTTTATAGCAGCGTTTGTAATGGTATTATTCCGTCAAATCTTGATACGTACTTCGTATAATTCCTTGAATGCTCAAAATATTTTGTACATTATTACACCACTAGTGATTTATTATTCAGCTGAACAGATTAATGTTTCTGGAATTATTGCAGTGGTTTGTGCCGGTTTGGTTCATAACGCTGAAGCACAACGTAGTAAATTAACGAATGCTCCACAGGTTCATGAAGGATATGATTTGGTTTCCATGATTACGGAAACTTTCAATAGTGTTGTTTTCGTTATTTTAGGTTTTATGTTTGTCAAAATTATTATTGACGATAAAATCACCACAAGTTCGCTGAATTGGATCTTGATTGGCTTGACTCTTTACATCATTAACGTTTTGACAAGATATTTCTATGGCAGATTAAGATTAGAGTTTAATAATAAATCGGCTTGGATTTTCTCACTGGGCGGTGTCCATGGAGCGGTTACCTTGGCATTAGCCTATACGCTAGCTGAGGTTCACGTGAAGACGGGTGATTTCAATTTAGTCTTAATGTCAGAAAGTTTTTTGATCATCTTGAGCTTGATTGTGCCGACAATTGTCTTCCGATTTCTTTTACCAAAGAGTACTAATAATCTTGCGATTGGTCACGAAGTCGATGAATTACGCTACAATATGGTTCACGAGGCAATTGAAGTTGTAAATAAGATGTACTTGCCTGACAATGTTAAAGAATCAGTGGTGTTTGATTTATTGAGTCAAAAACAACGCACGAAGACACGTGATTTTGTTAAAGCTTGGTTGAATGTAGTCAAGCGCCCAGAGTTTACAGGTGCGGAAAAAGAACTTGAAATGCGGGCATTCATGGCTGCTTTGGCTAAGGAAAGAGAATATTTAGATATGGTTTCGCAGAGCGAAGTGAAATATCAGGACTATGTTTACGAGTTATATAATGAAGTTTTATTAGCTGAAACATTAGTTATTGGACCAGATATTTTTGACAAAAATGATGAATAA
- a CDS encoding GtrA family protein — MNKKADLNDNPVDKVIDEVSGGINEAEPVFSAQSNVIEESTGKQAVRYLLWGLLSVVVNFGTFFILYHTLHINYQVANIIAWFLGVQVGFWVDRVIVFRHKSSTVFAEMLAFYGTRVLTFLIETATLWVGISLLSANGTGSKVVGQILAIVGNYILSKFFIFKNRK, encoded by the coding sequence ATGAATAAAAAAGCAGATCTCAACGACAATCCAGTAGATAAAGTCATTGATGAGGTATCTGGGGGTATCAACGAAGCCGAGCCAGTCTTCTCGGCCCAGTCTAATGTAATTGAGGAAAGTACTGGTAAACAGGCCGTTCGTTATTTACTATGGGGACTACTATCAGTTGTCGTTAATTTTGGCACTTTTTTCATCCTCTATCACACTTTACACATCAATTATCAGGTTGCTAATATCATCGCTTGGTTCTTAGGAGTTCAGGTTGGTTTCTGGGTCGATCGCGTCATCGTTTTCCGTCATAAATCCAGCACCGTCTTTGCGGAAATGTTGGCTTTCTATGGTACGAGAGTTCTAACGTTTTTAATTGAAACTGCCACCCTTTGGGTAGGAATCTCATTATTGAGTGCCAATGGAACTGGCTCCAAAGTTGTTGGTCAAATCCTAGCAATTGTCGGTAACTATATTCTTTCGAAATTCTTTATTTTTAAAAATCGTAAATAA
- a CDS encoding copper-translocating P-type ATPase has translation MTITKRFWIALLFSFPMLVGMILMPFGVSLYGGAITQFILTTIVMAVAARPFLQSAWASFKKHHSNMDTLVAIGTATAYIYSIYAMLTGQAVFFESAAFVVTFVLLGQVFEERMRNNASNAIEKLVDLQAKEAEVLRDGKLVKIPLEEVVQGDLIKVKPGQKVAVDGVITEGNSTIDESMVTGESMPVSKIVGDKVIGSTINSNGTFMFKAEKVGKDTMLSQIVELVKKAQNSHAPIQNLTDKVSEIFVPTVLILSILTFLVWYVFLGATIAKALIFAVSVVVIACPCALGLATPTALMVGTGRGAKMGILIKNGEVLEDVNDVKTVVFDKTGTITKGKPEVTDIVGNNEQVLKIASALEESSEHPLATAILEKAKQSKVEKSAVNNFQAIEGKGVSATINGQNAFVGNDKLLHDVDITKDMKYQMIKLQNEAKTVVFVGLNDQIIGLIAIQDAPKETSKEAIATLKARGLRTVMLTGDNKRVAQAIAQEVGIDDVIADVLPGDKADHVEALQKSGKVAFVGDGINDAPALTMADVGIAMGSGTDIAIESGGIVLMKNDLRDVAKALELSRKTFNRIKLNVLGIPVAAGLFFAIGLTLSPELAGLAMAFSSLSVVTSSVLLNKAKISTNVKVA, from the coding sequence ATGACAATTACAAAGCGTTTCTGGATTGCACTATTATTTTCTTTCCCAATGCTAGTAGGGATGATTCTAATGCCCTTTGGGGTCAGTTTGTACGGAGGAGCTATAACGCAGTTTATCTTGACGACTATCGTTATGGCTGTAGCTGCTCGCCCATTTTTGCAAAGTGCTTGGGCATCGTTTAAAAAGCATCATTCAAATATGGATACCTTAGTAGCAATTGGTACCGCCACAGCTTATATTTACAGTATTTACGCTATGTTGACTGGCCAAGCAGTTTTCTTTGAGAGTGCTGCTTTTGTAGTAACGTTTGTTCTTTTAGGTCAAGTCTTTGAAGAGAGAATGCGTAACAATGCCTCCAACGCTATTGAAAAATTGGTCGATCTTCAAGCCAAAGAGGCTGAAGTATTGCGTGATGGCAAATTAGTTAAGATTCCTTTGGAAGAAGTTGTCCAAGGGGACTTGATTAAAGTGAAGCCCGGTCAAAAAGTTGCCGTTGATGGTGTTATTACGGAAGGTAACTCGACGATTGATGAATCAATGGTTACTGGTGAGAGTATGCCTGTTAGTAAAATTGTTGGCGACAAGGTTATTGGTTCAACTATTAATAGTAACGGAACTTTCATGTTTAAAGCTGAAAAAGTCGGTAAAGACACAATGCTTTCACAGATTGTTGAATTAGTTAAGAAGGCTCAAAATAGTCATGCACCAATTCAGAATTTAACAGATAAAGTTTCAGAAATTTTTGTACCTACAGTTTTGATATTATCAATTTTGACTTTCTTAGTTTGGTACGTTTTCTTAGGCGCCACTATTGCAAAAGCATTGATTTTCGCTGTTTCGGTCGTAGTTATCGCTTGTCCATGTGCTTTAGGATTAGCTACACCAACGGCTCTGATGGTCGGAACTGGTCGCGGAGCTAAGATGGGTATTTTAATCAAAAATGGTGAAGTCTTGGAAGATGTTAACGATGTTAAAACAGTTGTTTTCGATAAGACAGGAACAATCACTAAAGGTAAACCAGAAGTAACTGATATTGTTGGTAACAATGAACAAGTTTTGAAGATTGCCAGCGCTTTGGAAGAATCTTCAGAACATCCTTTAGCCACAGCCATTTTGGAAAAAGCTAAACAGTCAAAAGTTGAAAAGTCAGCTGTAAACAATTTCCAAGCAATCGAAGGTAAAGGTGTTTCAGCTACAATCAATGGTCAAAATGCTTTTGTCGGTAATGACAAATTATTGCACGACGTTGATATCACTAAAGATATGAAATACCAAATGATAAAGTTACAAAATGAAGCTAAAACCGTCGTTTTCGTTGGCTTGAATGACCAAATCATTGGTCTGATTGCTATTCAAGATGCACCCAAAGAGACTTCTAAAGAAGCTATCGCTACTTTGAAAGCTCGTGGACTAAGAACTGTCATGTTGACAGGTGATAATAAACGAGTTGCTCAAGCAATTGCTCAAGAAGTTGGAATTGACGACGTAATCGCTGATGTTTTGCCAGGCGATAAAGCAGATCATGTGGAAGCCTTACAAAAATCTGGTAAAGTTGCTTTCGTCGGTGACGGAATCAACGACGCTCCAGCTTTGACCATGGCTGATGTCGGAATTGCTATGGGTTCAGGAACAGATATTGCCATTGAATCTGGTGGCATCGTCTTGATGAAAAATGATTTACGCGATGTTGCTAAGGCTTTGGAATTGAGTAGAAAGACTTTCAATCGTATTAAATTGAACGTCTTAGGCATACCAGTTGCTGCAGGCTTGTTCTTTGCTATAGGATTAACGCTCAGTCCTGAATTAGCCGGTTTAGCAATGGCTTTCAGTTCCTTGTCAGTTGTAACAAGTTCAGTCTTGTTAAATAAAGCTAAGATTAGTACTAATGTAAAAGTTGCTTAA
- a CDS encoding cupredoxin domain-containing protein — translation MSVQKIAINVAGKYEPSVVNLKKGVPAELTFTRTKDQGCLDVVHSKDLDFETKLPLNEAQTVNVSTDKAGEYDFSCGMDMFHGKVVIK, via the coding sequence ATGTCAGTTCAAAAAATAGCTATCAATGTTGCAGGAAAATATGAACCTAGTGTCGTTAATCTGAAAAAGGGTGTACCCGCTGAATTAACTTTTACTAGAACTAAGGATCAAGGTTGTTTGGATGTAGTTCACTCTAAGGATTTGGATTTTGAAACAAAACTACCATTAAATGAAGCCCAAACAGTTAATGTCTCTACCGACAAAGCTGGCGAATATGATTTTAGCTGTGGAATGGATATGTTTCATGGTAAGGTCGTGATTAAATAA